One window from the genome of Aricia agestis chromosome 6, ilAriAges1.1, whole genome shotgun sequence encodes:
- the LOC121728162 gene encoding LOW QUALITY PROTEIN: uncharacterized protein K02A2.6-like (The sequence of the model RefSeq protein was modified relative to this genomic sequence to represent the inferred CDS: deleted 2 bases in 1 codon) has protein sequence MPIGKIEPFSVESQNWDSYVRRVNQFISLNKIDDSLKNNVATLLTLVGSECYNLLCDLCSPAHPENKTFDELVTLLKVHLEPEKSEIAERHIFRQRTQQQGESIRLYLQGLKHLAKTCNFGAKLEENLRDQFVSGLYSEEMRSRLFAEKNIDYKRAVELASALEAAERHAITASSSASGGGAGHDALHRVSGGGQVRVRAPGRGGAGGGGGAAPGGGRAGPSSGGAGLSGARAPCARCGKATHAPNKCRYKNFTCDLCGVKGHLKVMCLNRSDNDRSSGMSTSKGQYFINNVDSDSEEEENYFYNLVSGGDSDGPYYIKLIVNDNFKCKFEIDTGSRISAISQKFYDKYFRNIKLHKNVLILKSYTGDTIETLGYINVNVRCGRNSAELQLYVVANGGPPLMGRTWIKKLKLSIVECHNINTTDSDSIALKLKQEFPEVFAEGLGTFKSRIRLHLKDSKPVFIKARPLPLALRARVENELDRLQREDVIYKVERSDYGTPIVPVVKSNGGIRICGDYKITINPILKDFHYPLPRIEEIFSALGGGEQYTKLDLSNAFQQCLLDEESQAMTAITTHVGTFVYRRVPFGIKCIPENFQKIMEETLSGLSSTAVFADDICVTGKDRESHLKNLRAVLHRLRENGLRINFDKCQFFKDSVTYLGYNIDKHGLHTDFKKIKAIVEAPRPVSVTQLKSFMGLVNFYAKFSANMSDILKPLYDLLKKDAEWSWTDDCETAFNRVKRVLSSAPVLAHYDPALPLVLSVDSSAYGLGAVLAQRGADGRERPVSCASRTLNAAERNYSQLDKEALAIVFGVTKHHQYLYGRHFILRSDHKPLSYIFGQKKGIPTTAASRLQRYSVILAAYNFTIEFVRSADNCQADALSRLPLSSSSGRNEREAEAASYLNFVEEDFPLSFKDIKIETAKDDILSKVCGYVMYGWPTMVDKKIQSFFLRKENISMDQGCLVWGYRVIIHTVLQGSVLQEVHEGHPGIVKMKQIARNYVWWSTLDEDIERMARECAACRAVRPAPPPAPLHSWPWPAEPWSRLNVDYLGPFNNKYYLIIIDAHSKWIEAERGGSTSAAMLISSFRKIFARFGLPKRVVSDNGPPFTSAELAVYFKRNGIRHTLTAPYHPASNGAAENAVRSVKRALKKAIVDNVDDDTALSRFLFTYRNTVHSTTGREPAVALLGRRLRGRLLRPDTEELVRDRQLVSERRRDARPRGVAPGDAVLFRDYSRRNRKWSEGVVLDRESPVSYAVKANDGQVHKRHIDQLVANKSRPSRFSLTKIKTPDGPEVNVEGEDSGDEYEEASATGVRSPPVSNLARDDLDEVPSPPGESRGRIRRQAAMQCLQKINKNIT, from the exons ATGCCTATCGGTAAAATTGAACCGTTTTCCGTGGAATCACAAAATTGGGACAGTTATGTGCGTCGCGTAAATCAGTTTATCTCGCTAAACAAAATCGATGACAGTCTCAAG AACAACGTGGCCACGTTGTTAACCTTAGTAGGTAGTGAGTGCTACAATCTATTGTGCGATTTGTGTTCCCCCGCTCATCCTGAAAATAAAACGTTCGATGAACTCGTTACTCTTCTCAAAGTTCATCTGGAGCCTGAGAAGTCTGAGATAGCCGAGAGACATATTTTTCGACAAAGAACGCAGCAGCAGGGAGAAAGCATTCGCTTGTACCTTCAAGGATTAAAGCATTTGGCTAAAACCTGTAACTTCGGGGCGAAGCTCGAAGAGAACCTTCGAGATCAGTTCGTTTCCGGATTATACAGCGAGGAAATGCGTTCGAGATTGTTCGCGGAGAAAAACATCGACTACAAGAGGGCCGTGGAACTGGCGAGCGCGCTCGAGGCGGCAGAGAGGCACGCGATCACGGCGAGCTCTTCGGCAAGCGGAGGAGGCGCGGGACACGACGCGCTGCACCGCGTCAGCGGCGGCGGCCAGGTGCGGGTGCGAGCGCccgggcgcggcggcgcgggcggcggtggTGGTGCGGCGCCGGGCGGCGGCCGCGCGGGTCCGAGTTCCGGCGGTGCGGGGCTGAGCGGTGCGCGGGCGCCGTGTGCACGCTGCGGGAAGGCTACTCACGCGCCGAATAAGTGTCGATATAAAAACTTTACGTGTGATTTGTGCGGTGTCAAAGGTCACTTAAAGGTGATGTGCCTGAACAGGAGTGATAACGATCGATCCTCCGGTATGTCGACTTCGAAAGGTCAGtactttattaataatgttGACAGTGATAGCGAGGAGGAAGAAAACTACTTTTATAACTTAGTGTCGGGGGGCGACAGCGACGGGCCCTACTATATTAAATTGATCGTTAATGATAATTTTAAGTGTAAATTTGAAATCGATACGGGAAGTAGAATATCTGCTATATCGCAAAAGTTTTACGATAAATATTTTCGAAACATAAAACtgcataaaaatgttttaattttaaaatcttatactGGAGATACTATCGAGACTCTCGGATATATTAATGTTAATGTGCGTTGCGGACGTAACTCGGCGGAGCTTCAGCTGTACGTCGTGGCGAACGGTGGCCCGCCTCTGATGGGTCGGACgtggattaaaaaattaaaattaagtatcgTAGAATGTCACAACATTAATACGACCGATAGCGACTCGATAGCTTTGAAATTAAAACAAGAATTTCCTGAAGTCTTTGCGGAGGGATTAGGTACTTTTAAATCGCGTATTCGCTTACATTTAAAAGATAGCAAACCGGTTTTTATAAAAGCCCGGCCCCTGCCGTTGGCGCTGCGCGCGCGCGTTGAGAACGAGCTCGATCGGCTGCAGCGCGAGGACGTTATCTATAAGGTAGAACGCTCGGACTACGGGACTCCTATCGTACCTGTCGTTAAATCAAACGGGGGTATTCGTATTTGCGGcgattataaaattactattaaCCCGATTCTTAAAGATTTCCACTATCCGCTCCCGCGAATCGAGGAAATATTTTCTGCTTTAGGCGGCGGGGAGCAGTACACGAAGCTCGATTTGTCCAATGCTTTCCAGCAGTGTCTCCTCGATGAGGAGTCTCAGGCGATGACTGCCATCACTACGCACGTAGGAACGTTCGTATATCGTCGGGTACCTTTCGGCATAAAATGTATTCCCgagaattttcaaaaaatcaTGGAGGAGACGCTGAGTGGATTGTCGTCTACTGCCGTGTTCGCTGATGACATATGCGTCACAGGGAAAGACCGAGAAAGTCatcttaaaaatttaagggcGGTTCTACACCGACTCCGAGAAAACGGACTCCGTATTAATTTTGACAAATGTCAATTCTTTAAAGATAGCGTAACGTACCTAGGGTACAATATAGATAAGCACGGTCTGCACACTGACTTCAAAAAGATCAAAGCGATCGTTGAGGCGCCCCGGCCCGTCAGCGTCACGCAGTTGAAGAGCTTCATGGGTCTCGTCAATTTTTATGCGAAGTTTAGTGCAAATATGAGTGACATCTTAAAACCGTTGTATGACCTGCTTAAGAAAGACGCTGAGTGGTCGTGGACCGACGACTGCGAGACGGCTTTCAATAGGGTAAAACGGGTGCTGAGTAGCGCCCCGGTGCTAGCTCATTACGATCCGGCGTTGCCGCTGGTCCTCTCGGTGGATAGCAGCGCGTACGGTCTAGGCGCGGTGCTGGCGCAGCGCGGCGCGGACGGTCGCGAGCGACCCGTCAGCTGCGCCTCGCGGACGCTCAACGCGGCCGAGCGCAATTACTCCCAACTCGATAAGGAAGCTCTCGCTATCGTGTTCGGGGTGACGAAGCACCATCAATATTTATACGGGAGACATTTCATATTACGGAGCGATCATAAGCCGCTCAGTTATATCTTCGGTCAGAAGAAGGGCATTCCGACGACCGCAGCTAGTAGGCTTCAACGTTACTCAGTGATACTAGCCGCCTACAATTTCACTATAGAATTCGTGCGATCGGCTGATAACTGTCAGGCCGACGCGCTGTCACGTCTCCCCTTGAGTTCGTCGAGCGGTCGAAACGAGCGGGAGGCCGAGGCGGCTAGCTACTTAAATTTCGTCGAAGAAGATTTCCCGCTCAGTTTTAAGGATATTAAAATTGAGACGGCGAAAGACGACATACTGAGTAAGGTATGCGGCTATGTTATGTACGGCTGGCCCACGATGGtcgataaaaaaattcaatcttTCTTTTTGCGAAAAGAAAATATCAGTATGGATCAGGGTTGCCTAGTTTGGGGCTACAGGGTGATAATACATACAGTTTTGCAAGGTTCGGTTCTACAGGAGGTTCACGAAGGGCATCCCGGTATAGTAAAGATGAAACAGATAGCTCGTAATTACGTGTGGTGGAGTACGTTGGACGAGGACATCGAGCGCATGGCGCGGGAGTGCGCCGCGTGCCGCGCGGTccggcccgcgccgccgcccgcgccgctgcACTCGTGGCCCTGGCCGGCCGAGCCGTGGTCGCGTCTCAACGTCGATTATTTAGGACCGTTCAATAACAAGTACTATCTTATTATTATCGATGCGCATTCCAAGTGGATCGAGGCCGAGAGAGGCGGTAGCACGTCCGCGGCGATGCTCATTTCtagttttagaaaaatatttgctCGTTTCGGCCTTCCGAAAAGAGTCGTTAGCGACAACGGGCCTCCTTTTACTTCGGCGGAGTTGGcggtttattttaaaagaaacggAATCAGGCACACGCTTACCGCTCCGTACCACCCCGCCAGCAACGGCGCGGCCGAGAATGCCGTGCGGTCGGTAAAACGAGCGTTAAAAAAGGCTATCGTCGATAACGTAGATGATGATACCGCTCTCAGTAGGTTTTTATTTACGTATAGGAATACTGTGCACAGCACGACCGGTCGCGAGCCGGCCGTGGCACTGCTGGGGCGGCGGTTGCGCGGGCGcctgctgcgccccgacacgGAGGAGCTGGTCCGGGACCGGCAGCTCGTCAGCGAGCGGCGCCGCGACGCCCGCCCGCGGGGTGTCGCGCCCGGGGATGCCGTCCTGTTTAGAGATTACTCCCGCCGCAACCGGAAATGGTCCGAGGGCGTCGTGCTCGACCGAGAGAGCCCCGTGTCTTATGCGGTTAAAGCGAACGACGGCCAGGTGCATAAGAGGCACATAGACCAATTAGTGGCTAATAAAAGTCGTCCATCGCGTTTTTCTTTGACCAAAATTAAAACACCCGATGGGCCGGAAGTGAACGTCGAGGGGGAGGATAGTGGAGATGAATACGAGGAGGCGTCTGCGACCGGTGTTCGGTCCCCGCCGGTGTCCAACTTGGCGAGGGATGACCTAGATGAGGTCCCGTCACCTCCGGGAGAATCTAGGGGTCGCATCCGACGGCAGGCGGCTATGCAATGcttgcaaaaaataaataaaaatataacataa